From bacterium:
GAGATGCTCCGTAATAATCCGGTATACAATCTCCCAGTCCATTTCCTGATAGGCATGCACTGCCGTATTTCTAAACCCTACCGCTTTCGTCATTCGCTCGGTCGCAAGGTCATCCAAATACCCGGCCCTGTTAAGGCTCTTAAACGTTTCTGCCATCGTATCAGGAACCGGTATTTCTAAATCGCTAATGATATGCAGCCCGATGTCCACACAGGTCTGCACCGCACGCTCCAGGTTCAACACAATGATGTCCTGCAGGTCGTAATCCCCTTTTAACAGGTCAGATGAAACGGGTGCCTTATCCTGAACACGCTGAACGCACCGGCGCAGGCTTTCAAGTTTGTTCATCAGTACGTCTTTATCCATGTACAAACCTCTTTTGGCGCTCTTCAAGCGTCCGACGTACAAGGGGCATCACATCCGACTGATTATAAATCATTCTCCCGATCAAGGCCGCCATCGCCATCGGATCCTTTTTAACCAAAACCCGCCCTTTGAACAGGATCTGACGGAGAATCGTCCCGCTTATCGCATGGATATCTACCAAGTCAACTGCCCGACCTAGCTTGCTTTCAAGCCGTCCCGCAAGCGCCATCCTCCGCCCTACGTCAAGCGGTCGATCAA
This genomic window contains:
- a CDS encoding nucleotidyltransferase domain-containing protein; its protein translation is MNAMEQQKQVIEESRELLISEPGVKLALIFGSYASGKFQPGSDVDIAVFFDRPLDVGRRMALAGRLESKLGRAVDLVDIHAISGTILRQILFKGRVLVKKDPMAMAALIGRMIYNQSDVMPLVRRTLEERQKRFVHG
- a CDS encoding DUF86 domain-containing protein, whose translation is MDKDVLMNKLESLRRCVQRVQDKAPVSSDLLKGDYDLQDIIVLNLERAVQTCVDIGLHIISDLEIPVPDTMAETFKSLNRAGYLDDLATERMTKAVGFRNTAVHAYQEMDWEIVYRIITEHLDDFRDFSRQIIKAIK